Proteins encoded together in one Desulfosporosinus meridiei DSM 13257 window:
- a CDS encoding molybdopterin-dependent aldehyde oxidoreductase has product MIKKHVIINGNPQTLIVDGEVTLANVLRGQLHMTGTKIGCGKAQCGACSVIVDGKVIRSCVTKMKRIADEAVITTIEGVGTKEHLHPLQLAWMIHGAAQCGFCSPGFIVSAKQLLEENNNPTRDEVRDWFQKHRNACRCTGYKPLVDAVMEASRLIRGEVTVEELWCKLPEDGRIWGTEYIRPSALAKVTGTWDFGADVGIKMPCETLQLKLVQAKVSHANILSIDTSEAEKMPGVYRVITHKDVVGKNQITGLITFPTNKGDGWDRPILCEKKVFQFGDAIAIVAADTAAHAQAAADKVKVELELLPEYMSAPAAMADDAIEIHPGTPNVYFETKVVKGDETAPLMETADVVVEDDFYIGRQPHMPIEPDVGFAFFNEEGKLIIHSKSIGIHLHQAMICAGIGIESDKLILVQNPAGGTFGYKFSPTIEALLGVAAVATGKPVYLEFDYYQQTTYTGKRSPFFINLKYGATKEGKLVAMESDWTVDHGPYSEFGDLLTMRGTQFIGCGYNIPNIRGNGRTVCTNHAWGSAFRGYGSPQSTFSSEVLMDELAEKLGMDPFELRYKNVYRPGDTTPTGCEPDVYCLVDILDKLKPCYETAQEWVKQPASSPDKKRGIGISIGVYGSGLDGADSSVVNAELTSKGVTIYTSWEDHGQGADMGTLATAHEALRPLGIKPEDIKLVMNDMEKTPNSGPAGGSRSQVLVGNATRVACEELIKGISKEDGTFRTYDEMIAEKLPVYFSGAWTAPASECSVETGQGNPFAVYMYGAFLSQVEVNITTGKTEVVKMTMVADVGKIANKLVVDGQLYGGLVQGLGLALSEDFEDIKKHIDLISCGLPFIKDVPDNIELHYVETHRPHGPFGAAGSGELPLTSPHASIINAIYNACGARITHLPARPEKVLAALNAKK; this is encoded by the coding sequence GTAAAGTCATTCGATCCTGCGTTACAAAAATGAAACGAATTGCTGATGAAGCTGTTATTACCACGATTGAAGGCGTGGGCACCAAGGAACACTTACACCCCTTACAGCTGGCCTGGATGATTCATGGTGCTGCTCAATGTGGTTTTTGTAGTCCGGGATTCATTGTTTCTGCCAAACAACTCTTAGAGGAAAATAATAATCCCACGAGGGACGAGGTTCGAGATTGGTTCCAAAAGCACAGAAATGCCTGCCGATGTACAGGGTACAAACCTTTAGTTGACGCAGTAATGGAAGCTTCTCGTTTAATACGCGGTGAGGTAACTGTTGAAGAGTTATGGTGTAAATTGCCTGAAGACGGACGGATTTGGGGCACAGAGTACATTCGCCCTTCGGCCTTGGCCAAAGTTACAGGTACTTGGGATTTCGGTGCTGATGTAGGAATCAAAATGCCTTGTGAAACTTTGCAGCTCAAATTGGTACAGGCCAAAGTTTCTCATGCTAATATTCTCTCCATTGATACCTCTGAAGCTGAGAAAATGCCGGGAGTTTATCGAGTTATTACCCATAAAGATGTTGTCGGCAAAAACCAAATTACCGGTTTAATCACTTTCCCAACCAATAAGGGAGATGGATGGGATCGCCCGATTCTCTGTGAGAAAAAAGTGTTCCAATTTGGCGATGCCATAGCCATTGTTGCAGCTGATACGGCAGCACACGCTCAGGCAGCGGCTGATAAAGTAAAAGTGGAACTTGAATTGCTCCCCGAATACATGAGTGCTCCTGCAGCCATGGCGGATGATGCCATTGAAATACACCCCGGCACACCCAACGTTTATTTCGAAACCAAGGTGGTAAAAGGAGATGAAACCGCTCCTTTAATGGAAACCGCTGATGTAGTTGTGGAGGATGACTTTTATATCGGACGACAACCACATATGCCTATTGAACCAGATGTGGGTTTTGCCTTTTTCAATGAAGAGGGTAAGCTGATTATTCATTCTAAGAGTATCGGAATTCATCTCCATCAAGCAATGATCTGTGCAGGGATCGGAATTGAGTCCGATAAGCTGATTTTGGTACAAAACCCTGCCGGTGGAACTTTTGGCTATAAATTCAGTCCAACCATTGAAGCTTTATTAGGGGTTGCCGCTGTGGCCACAGGTAAACCGGTCTACCTGGAATTTGACTACTATCAGCAAACCACTTATACAGGAAAACGTTCACCTTTCTTTATTAATCTCAAATATGGGGCGACTAAAGAGGGTAAATTAGTAGCCATGGAATCAGATTGGACTGTCGACCATGGTCCCTATTCTGAATTCGGCGACTTGCTGACTATGCGCGGTACACAGTTCATAGGCTGCGGTTACAATATCCCCAATATTCGGGGTAATGGACGAACTGTGTGTACGAACCATGCTTGGGGTTCGGCTTTCCGAGGGTATGGATCTCCACAAAGTACCTTCTCCTCAGAGGTATTAATGGACGAATTGGCAGAAAAGTTAGGAATGGATCCCTTTGAATTACGTTACAAAAACGTCTACAGACCGGGGGATACCACACCAACGGGATGTGAACCTGATGTCTACTGCCTGGTGGATATTCTGGATAAACTTAAACCTTGCTATGAAACGGCTCAGGAATGGGTTAAACAGCCGGCATCCTCACCTGACAAGAAACGCGGAATTGGAATATCCATTGGTGTCTATGGATCAGGCCTGGACGGAGCAGACAGCTCTGTGGTCAATGCAGAGTTAACTTCAAAAGGCGTAACAATATATACTTCTTGGGAAGACCATGGGCAGGGTGCGGATATGGGAACTTTAGCAACGGCTCATGAAGCCCTGCGTCCTTTGGGAATCAAGCCAGAGGATATCAAGTTGGTCATGAATGACATGGAGAAAACTCCTAACAGCGGACCGGCGGGTGGAAGTCGTTCCCAAGTATTAGTTGGTAATGCAACTCGAGTTGCTTGTGAAGAACTCATCAAAGGGATTAGCAAAGAGGACGGAACTTTCCGCACCTATGACGAGATGATTGCCGAAAAATTGCCGGTTTATTTTAGCGGTGCTTGGACTGCTCCTGCTTCGGAGTGCAGTGTAGAGACCGGACAAGGAAATCCCTTTGCCGTCTATATGTACGGAGCTTTCTTATCTCAAGTTGAAGTCAACATCACCACCGGGAAGACTGAAGTTGTAAAAATGACAATGGTAGCAGATGTAGGAAAAATCGCCAACAAATTAGTCGTAGATGGACAATTGTATGGCGGCTTAGTTCAAGGTTTAGGCTTAGCTCTTAGTGAAGATTTCGAAGACATCAAGAAACACATTGATTTGATCAGCTGTGGCTTACCATTTATTAAAGATGTCCCGGATAATATTGAACTCCATTATGTAGAGACCCATAGGCCTCATGGCCCCTTCGGAGCTGCAGGCTCAGGAGAATTGCCCCTGACCTCTCCTCATGCTTCCATCATCAACGCCATTTACAACGCGTGCGGAGCTCGGATCACCCACCTGCCTGCTCGTCCGGAAAAGGTTCTGGCGGCACTCAATGCTAAGAAATAA
- a CDS encoding pyridine nucleotide-disulfide oxidoreductase/dicluster-binding protein, whose product MDQDELKKQEAKCTQESPPACTAGCPIHVDVRKLMTDIQKQDWKSALATLQKKQPFPGIIGRICDHPCEAVCLRQDVGTAVAISALEGFCVQNHYAKVKMGIVPSKSQTVAIVGSGLRGLTAAYDLAKKGYKVSLFEKTDRLGGYLWSYPKDQLPSEIIVEELSVLSRLNVQIHLNTAITSQDLGQLQGKFNVLYLGLAENSPEITELLGEQLQIDPATCATLLPGIFGGSYAGNNSLINSVADGRKAAVSMDRYLQGVSLTASREGEGAFETQLYVNTRGIDPLSRVPMSNSSQGYTLEEALQEAGRCLDCQCLECVKACKYMQEYGSYPKKYLRQIYNNDTIVMGMRHGNKMINSCSLCGQCAEICPQGLDLGVACKATRESMVSKGKMPPSAHDFALRDMTFNNSAEFTLTRHQPGHTSSKYVFFPGCQLSGSSPERVKQVYAYLTDKLSGGVALLLRCCNAPADWAGDQELFQNSLKDLVNEWESLGKPQIIVACSTCHSIFRERFPEVVSLWELMADLGLPEQGVCPTGVKLAVQDPCTTRNEPNLQAAVRQILQELGCEIEELPYSKERTKCCGFGGLTSFANPNLGKKIVEDRIQESSTDYVAYCAMCRDNFASQGKRTVHLLDLMFDTNFEEAALRPRVGLSYRHENRAKLKSTLLDSLWKEVLPKKDVAYLQIKLQLDERVLGIMEERRILIEDIQRVIELAEGTGRKFVNPDNGHSLAYFRPVKVTYWVEYQEQEQGFVVLNVYSHRMEIVEEGS is encoded by the coding sequence ATGGATCAAGACGAACTAAAAAAGCAAGAAGCCAAGTGTACTCAGGAAAGCCCTCCGGCCTGTACGGCAGGCTGTCCTATTCACGTAGACGTTCGGAAATTGATGACGGATATTCAAAAACAAGATTGGAAAAGTGCCTTAGCAACCCTCCAAAAGAAACAGCCCTTTCCCGGAATCATCGGACGAATCTGTGATCATCCCTGTGAAGCTGTCTGTCTTCGCCAAGACGTGGGAACAGCAGTTGCCATTTCTGCCCTAGAAGGGTTTTGTGTGCAAAATCACTATGCAAAAGTCAAGATGGGAATAGTTCCCTCAAAAAGCCAGACCGTTGCTATAGTTGGTTCAGGCCTGAGAGGCTTGACGGCAGCCTATGACTTAGCTAAAAAAGGATATAAAGTTAGCCTGTTTGAGAAAACTGACCGTTTGGGCGGATATCTCTGGAGTTACCCGAAGGATCAACTACCTTCTGAGATTATCGTCGAGGAATTGTCCGTGTTAAGCAGGCTCAACGTTCAGATACATCTAAACACAGCAATAACCTCCCAGGATTTAGGCCAACTCCAAGGAAAATTTAATGTCTTATATCTGGGGCTGGCCGAAAATTCACCGGAGATAACAGAGCTCTTAGGTGAGCAGCTGCAGATTGATCCCGCTACCTGTGCAACTCTCCTTCCTGGAATATTTGGCGGGTCTTATGCAGGTAATAATTCTCTCATTAATTCAGTAGCTGACGGCCGGAAGGCAGCAGTTTCCATGGATCGCTATTTGCAGGGCGTCTCCTTGACTGCTTCACGAGAAGGAGAAGGGGCTTTTGAGACCCAATTGTACGTTAATACCCGTGGAATAGATCCTTTATCCCGGGTGCCAATGAGTAACAGCTCCCAAGGGTATACCCTTGAGGAAGCCCTTCAAGAAGCGGGCAGGTGTCTGGACTGTCAATGTCTGGAGTGCGTTAAAGCTTGTAAGTATATGCAGGAATACGGAAGTTACCCTAAAAAGTATTTGAGGCAGATCTATAATAACGATACCATCGTCATGGGAATGCGCCATGGGAATAAAATGATCAATTCCTGCAGTCTCTGTGGCCAGTGCGCAGAAATATGTCCTCAGGGGCTGGATCTGGGGGTGGCCTGTAAAGCAACCCGGGAGAGCATGGTAAGCAAAGGGAAAATGCCTCCCTCGGCTCATGATTTCGCTCTGAGGGATATGACTTTCAACAACAGCGCGGAATTCACTTTAACCAGACATCAACCCGGCCACACTTCCAGTAAGTATGTCTTTTTTCCCGGCTGTCAATTAAGTGGTTCTTCGCCGGAACGAGTGAAACAGGTTTATGCCTATTTAACTGACAAGCTTTCCGGAGGAGTAGCTCTCCTGCTGCGTTGCTGCAACGCTCCCGCCGATTGGGCCGGAGATCAAGAATTATTTCAAAACAGTTTAAAGGATTTAGTGAATGAATGGGAGTCCTTAGGCAAACCGCAAATCATTGTCGCCTGCTCTACCTGTCACAGCATATTCCGGGAGAGGTTTCCGGAGGTGGTATCTTTATGGGAGCTGATGGCGGACTTGGGATTGCCTGAGCAGGGAGTCTGCCCCACCGGGGTTAAACTGGCTGTTCAAGACCCTTGTACCACAAGAAATGAGCCAAACCTCCAAGCTGCCGTACGCCAAATCTTACAGGAGCTGGGGTGTGAGATTGAAGAATTGCCCTACAGCAAAGAACGAACCAAGTGTTGTGGCTTCGGAGGACTGACATCCTTTGCTAATCCGAATTTAGGGAAGAAGATTGTTGAAGATCGAATCCAGGAAAGTTCTACGGACTATGTGGCCTACTGTGCGATGTGCCGGGATAATTTTGCCTCCCAGGGCAAACGAACGGTTCATCTCTTAGATTTGATGTTCGATACTAACTTTGAAGAGGCGGCACTTAGACCCAGGGTTGGTTTATCATATCGGCACGAAAATCGAGCAAAATTAAAAAGCACCTTGTTAGACTCGCTGTGGAAAGAAGTTCTGCCGAAAAAGGATGTGGCCTATTTGCAGATTAAACTCCAGTTAGATGAAAGAGTCCTGGGGATTATGGAAGAACGACGGATATTAATTGAAGATATTCAACGGGTCATAGAACTGGCCGAAGGGACGGGAAGAAAGTTTGTTAACCCTGACAATGGTCACAGCTTAGCCTATTTCCGGCCTGTCAAAGTGACCTATTGGGTTGAATATCAAGAACAGGAGCAAGGCTTTGTGGTACTCAATGTGTACAGCCACCGCATGGAAATTGTGGAGGAAGGATCATGA
- a CDS encoding DVU_1557 family redox protein has product MNNNQKQTPKTPWKCGKCGGELQRGAVKASYLGNDFVVEELKCLSCGLVLITEDLALGKMFEVEQSLEDK; this is encoded by the coding sequence ATGAATAACAATCAAAAACAGACTCCTAAAACCCCTTGGAAGTGTGGGAAATGTGGCGGAGAGCTCCAGAGAGGGGCGGTCAAGGCCTCCTATTTGGGTAATGATTTTGTCGTAGAAGAGTTAAAATGCCTAAGCTGTGGCCTGGTCTTAATTACAGAAGATCTGGCTTTAGGGAAAATGTTTGAAGTAGAACAAAGCCTTGAGGATAAGTGA
- a CDS encoding DVU_1555 family C-GCAxxG-C-C protein: MTVDAFRMFQLATQGFCCSQIMVILGLDEQGQENPDLIRAMHGLCGGIGRSGKTCGALTGGVCVLGLKMGKGTPQEFGHSKLNRMINDLLEWFEEVHGSIDCDGILDHSLGEGNEYPVQCGNIVSTTFSKVNEILAAYADEPEMSDEE, encoded by the coding sequence ATGACCGTCGACGCATTTCGCATGTTTCAATTAGCTACCCAGGGATTCTGCTGCAGCCAAATCATGGTTATTCTAGGATTAGATGAACAAGGCCAGGAAAACCCAGACTTAATTAGAGCCATGCATGGGTTGTGCGGAGGGATAGGCAGATCGGGAAAAACCTGCGGAGCACTTACCGGCGGAGTGTGTGTACTTGGCTTAAAGATGGGGAAAGGAACGCCCCAGGAATTTGGTCATTCCAAATTAAACCGGATGATCAATGATTTGCTGGAGTGGTTTGAAGAGGTTCATGGCAGTATCGATTGTGACGGGATTTTAGATCACTCTCTGGGCGAGGGTAATGAGTACCCAGTGCAATGCGGCAATATTGTTTCAACTACCTTTAGTAAGGTTAATGAGATTTTGGCTGCCTATGCGGATGAGCCGGAAATGTCGGATGAGGAATAA
- the trsM gene encoding DVU_1556 family methyltransferase encodes MDNNDQGIFKLYESDLLRQSTGDTLRPGGFYLTDLGVKSCNFSPGARVLDVGCGSGATVDRLVSLYGLQALGLDPSALLLESGLKKNPSLNLIQGQGEDLPFPAQQMDGVFAECALSVMADLDQVLQEIFRVLKPGGWLVINDVYAKNPDGLTGLQALKLDSCIRRALPKEALVDKLLQQGFRLVNWMDHTNLLTQLTVNLIMTHGSMDNFWLKTSTCSCSNLDSGSESIDPILVRGALKQAKMGYFQLIAQKKATSVRKG; translated from the coding sequence GTGGATAATAATGACCAAGGAATTTTTAAACTATATGAGAGTGACCTCTTGCGCCAGAGTACAGGGGATACCCTGAGACCGGGTGGTTTTTACTTAACGGATCTTGGAGTAAAAAGCTGCAATTTTTCCCCGGGGGCGCGGGTACTAGATGTGGGCTGCGGCAGCGGCGCAACAGTTGATCGTTTGGTTTCCTTGTATGGACTACAGGCTTTAGGACTGGATCCCTCAGCACTGCTTCTGGAAAGTGGTCTAAAGAAGAACCCCAGTTTGAATCTGATTCAAGGACAGGGAGAAGACTTGCCTTTTCCTGCTCAGCAAATGGACGGAGTATTTGCCGAGTGCGCTTTGTCCGTTATGGCAGACCTGGATCAAGTTCTCCAGGAAATTTTTAGAGTTCTTAAACCAGGCGGGTGGTTAGTTATCAATGACGTTTATGCCAAGAATCCCGACGGACTTACTGGTCTTCAAGCCCTTAAGCTCGATTCATGTATTCGCAGGGCCCTGCCCAAAGAGGCATTAGTTGATAAACTTCTCCAACAGGGTTTTCGACTTGTTAATTGGATGGATCATACCAACTTATTGACCCAGCTAACTGTCAATTTAATCATGACCCATGGCTCCATGGACAATTTTTGGCTGAAGACATCAACCTGCTCGTGTTCTAATCTAGACTCAGGTTCTGAATCAATTGATCCGATCCTTGTTCGAGGGGCTCTTAAGCAAGCCAAGATGGGATATTTCCAACTGATTGCCCAAAAGAAGGCTACTTCAGTTAGAAAGGGATAG
- the trsS gene encoding radical SAM (seleno)protein TrsS has product MDIRDEYLISATESFTESLCPECLQRIPAQRVVEKDAVYMVKQCPEHGDYRTLLWRGSPQWDSWLRPTIPTPPKECFTQVEKGCPFDCGLCREHYKTTCTALLEITQRCNLNCRVCFANAGTELDEPSLAVIEGWYKKVLTASGSVNIQLSGGEPTIRDDLPEIVEMGRSLGFNFIQLNTNGLRLAEDFAFVSRLKEAGLSSVFLQFDGTEDLIYQTIRGRKLLEVKAKAIDNCAEQEIGVVLVPTLIPGINTHNIGGILKFALEKHPAVRGVHFQPVSYFGRILKEPQDSDRITLPEVIRAIEEQTDGLIKVGNLKPHNGRCSFSGNFIKQRDGSLKPIVNNSCCTGPERADELARKTRSFVARQWSGAETLKIQPLSTQPSNSWDNLIQQLKTYAFSISGMAFQDVWNLDIERLKNCCIHVVSPEGKLIPFCAYNLTDKLGHSIYRRER; this is encoded by the coding sequence ATGGATATAAGAGACGAATATTTGATATCCGCAACCGAAAGCTTCACCGAGAGTTTATGTCCGGAATGTTTGCAGAGAATTCCGGCTCAGCGAGTGGTTGAGAAGGATGCAGTTTATATGGTCAAGCAATGCCCGGAACATGGAGACTATAGAACCCTGCTTTGGCGTGGGAGTCCCCAATGGGACTCTTGGCTCAGACCAACCATTCCGACCCCGCCAAAGGAGTGCTTTACTCAGGTTGAGAAAGGATGTCCCTTTGATTGCGGCTTATGCCGAGAACATTATAAGACAACCTGTACAGCTTTGCTGGAGATTACTCAGCGTTGTAATTTAAACTGCCGGGTTTGTTTTGCCAATGCCGGTACGGAGCTTGATGAACCATCCTTAGCAGTGATCGAGGGATGGTATAAGAAGGTTCTTACTGCCAGCGGTTCGGTCAATATTCAGTTGTCCGGCGGCGAACCAACTATTAGAGATGACCTGCCGGAAATTGTGGAGATGGGAAGGAGCTTAGGCTTCAACTTTATTCAGCTAAACACCAATGGCTTGCGTCTGGCGGAAGACTTTGCTTTTGTAAGCCGATTGAAAGAAGCGGGTCTTAGCTCCGTGTTCCTGCAATTTGACGGTACAGAGGATTTGATTTATCAGACAATCAGAGGCCGCAAGCTTTTGGAGGTTAAGGCCAAAGCCATAGACAATTGCGCTGAACAGGAGATTGGGGTGGTCTTAGTCCCTACCTTGATCCCGGGGATTAATACTCACAATATCGGAGGAATCCTCAAGTTTGCCTTAGAGAAACATCCCGCTGTCAGAGGGGTGCACTTTCAGCCCGTTAGTTATTTCGGAAGGATTCTCAAGGAACCCCAGGATTCAGACCGGATCACCCTCCCTGAAGTCATTCGAGCCATTGAGGAACAGACGGATGGACTGATCAAGGTCGGCAATCTGAAACCCCATAATGGTCGCTGCTCCTTTAGCGGCAATTTCATCAAACAAAGGGACGGTTCATTAAAGCCCATTGTCAATAATTCCTGTTGCACCGGGCCGGAGCGGGCAGATGAGCTGGCTCGAAAAACCCGAAGTTTTGTGGCTCGGCAATGGTCGGGGGCAGAAACCTTAAAGATTCAGCCTCTAAGCACCCAGCCCTCCAACTCCTGGGACAATCTAATTCAACAACTGAAAACCTATGCCTTTTCCATCAGCGGTATGGCCTTTCAGGATGTCTGGAATCTGGATATTGAACGCCTAAAAAATTGTTGTATTCATGTGGTCAGCCCTGAAGGCAAGTTAATTCCTTTTTGCGCTTACAACCTTACAGATAAACTCGGGCACTCAATTTACCGGAGGGAGAGATAG
- a CDS encoding DVU_1553 family AMP-dependent CoA ligase, producing the protein MAIATTSLEPWISSKINGDSSKNLTRTRIENYQIQKLQETLQWAISNSRFYRHLYSGRACEIDNLKDLLQLPFTTPEDLRQNPLDFLCVSQNEINRIVTLQSSGTTGKPKRLFFTEADQELTIDFFRHGMLTLVKPGDRVLIMLPGGTPGSVGDLLRLGLERAGITGIVHGLVSNPESTLEQIKVNKITALVGIPTQVLSLARFKNSQGRPVHLSLSRVLLSTDYVPLAIAQELEKTWGCKVFNHYGMTEMGLGGGLECEGFCGYHLREADLYLEIIDPRSGLPVEDGQRGEIVLTTLTRKGMPLIRYRTGDLSRFIPDPCVCGTVLKRLELLKSRDRVYLTETEYLTMADFDEVLFALPKVMDFEVTLTKKGAKESYLQLRVQLKGSFSLATQNNLMEALDKIPALRNARQLGQLKVMLLLISSTGLIVQKSTSKRQILDKRGSD; encoded by the coding sequence TTGGCTATAGCAACCACCTCCCTGGAGCCGTGGATTAGCAGCAAAATCAACGGAGATTCTTCAAAGAACTTAACCAGAACCCGAATTGAAAACTATCAAATACAAAAGCTGCAGGAAACTCTTCAGTGGGCTATCAGCAACAGCAGGTTTTACAGACATTTATACTCAGGCCGGGCTTGTGAGATAGACAACCTTAAGGATTTATTACAGTTGCCCTTTACCACCCCTGAAGATTTAAGACAGAATCCTTTGGATTTCCTCTGTGTCTCGCAAAATGAGATCAATAGAATCGTTACTTTACAGAGCTCGGGCACAACCGGCAAACCTAAGCGCTTGTTTTTTACTGAGGCAGATCAAGAATTAACCATCGATTTCTTTCGTCATGGTATGTTAACCCTGGTAAAACCCGGAGATAGAGTCTTGATAATGCTGCCGGGAGGTACCCCGGGAAGCGTCGGAGATTTGCTGCGCTTAGGTTTAGAAAGAGCGGGTATAACAGGGATTGTTCATGGTCTGGTCAGCAATCCGGAGTCAACTTTAGAGCAGATCAAAGTAAACAAGATTACTGCTTTAGTAGGAATCCCTACCCAAGTCCTGAGCTTGGCTCGTTTTAAAAATTCCCAAGGACGCCCAGTCCATTTGAGCTTGAGTAGGGTTTTGTTAAGTACGGATTACGTACCCCTAGCTATAGCGCAAGAACTGGAAAAGACATGGGGATGCAAAGTATTTAATCACTACGGAATGACTGAGATGGGACTGGGAGGAGGCCTGGAATGTGAAGGCTTCTGCGGTTACCATCTCAGGGAAGCGGATCTCTATCTGGAAATCATCGATCCCCGCTCCGGGCTGCCTGTCGAGGATGGGCAGCGAGGAGAGATCGTCCTAACCACTTTGACTCGGAAGGGAATGCCCTTGATCCGCTATCGAACAGGTGACCTGTCCAGATTTATTCCGGATCCCTGCGTTTGCGGGACAGTATTAAAGAGACTGGAACTGCTGAAGTCCAGAGATCGGGTTTACCTGACCGAGACGGAGTACCTTACTATGGCGGACTTTGACGAGGTATTGTTTGCTTTGCCTAAAGTTATGGATTTCGAGGTAACCCTTACGAAGAAGGGAGCAAAGGAAAGCTATTTACAACTCAGAGTCCAGCTAAAGGGTTCCTTTTCCTTGGCAACCCAGAATAATCTTATGGAAGCCTTAGATAAAATTCCTGCCCTCAGAAATGCCAGACAGCTGGGTCAACTGAAGGTAATGCTTTTGCTCATCTCCAGCACAGGACTAATTGTTCAAAAAAGCACATCTAAACGACAAATTCTCGACAAGAGAGGGAGTGACTAG
- a CDS encoding DVU_1551 family NTP transferase — MLTAIIVAAGYSFRMKRFKPLLSLGEDTVLEKAVESFVKGGIRDIRVVVGHRANEMYPILEKIEVQTVVNPNFSEGMFSSVRAGVESLPSEAKGFFLLPVDNPIIRPDSIKKLESAFMTTRFGIIYPTYQGTRGHPPLISCRYGKKVMFWDKPGGMKALLEQYEQDALEVEVEDPGILLDMDTPEDYQQMLNYCGHSQIPSEKECYAILKSSNTSPQVVNHCQQVAQVSSVLGSCLIRCGCPLNQELIKAAALLHDLAKGEANHALAGAKMLVKYPEVALIVAEHMDICLDSTDRLLTEKEVVYLADKLVKEEQIISLQARFSGLLEQFKNNVEVSNKIILRLSNAEKIQGKIEEIVKMPLPDIWKVELGGKG, encoded by the coding sequence TTGTTAACAGCAATCATAGTTGCCGCCGGCTACTCATTTCGCATGAAACGCTTCAAACCCCTTTTATCCTTGGGCGAGGACACGGTCTTAGAAAAAGCTGTTGAAAGCTTCGTTAAGGGTGGAATAAGGGATATTCGCGTGGTAGTGGGGCATCGAGCCAACGAAATGTATCCTATTTTAGAGAAAATCGAAGTTCAGACGGTTGTCAACCCGAATTTTTCTGAGGGCATGTTCTCCTCGGTGAGAGCCGGAGTTGAAAGCCTGCCCTCGGAGGCGAAAGGATTTTTTTTGTTACCTGTGGATAATCCAATCATCAGGCCGGACAGTATCAAGAAGCTGGAGAGTGCCTTCATGACAACAAGATTTGGTATTATCTACCCAACTTATCAAGGCACCAGGGGACACCCTCCTTTAATTTCCTGCCGCTATGGGAAAAAAGTAATGTTTTGGGATAAACCGGGAGGAATGAAGGCTTTATTAGAACAATATGAACAGGACGCCTTGGAGGTGGAGGTGGAGGACCCTGGAATTCTGCTGGATATGGACACACCGGAAGACTATCAACAAATGCTCAACTATTGCGGGCATTCCCAGATACCTTCGGAAAAAGAGTGTTACGCTATCCTGAAAAGTTCTAACACTTCTCCACAGGTGGTAAATCATTGCCAGCAGGTAGCACAGGTAAGTAGTGTCCTGGGAAGTTGTTTAATTAGGTGCGGATGTCCGCTGAACCAGGAACTCATCAAGGCAGCTGCCCTGCTGCATGACTTAGCCAAAGGGGAAGCTAACCATGCCTTGGCGGGTGCCAAAATGCTGGTTAAATATCCGGAAGTAGCCCTGATTGTCGCTGAACACATGGATATTTGTCTAGATTCAACAGACCGCCTTTTAACAGAGAAAGAAGTGGTTTATTTGGCAGACAAACTTGTTAAAGAGGAACAAATTATCTCACTCCAGGCTAGATTCTCCGGACTCTTGGAACAGTTCAAGAACAATGTTGAGGTTTCCAATAAGATTATCCTCAGACTTAGCAACGCCGAAAAAATCCAGGGGAAAATAGAAGAGATCGTTAAGATGCCATTGCCGGACATATGGAAGGTTGAGCTAGGAGGAAAGGGCTAA